A region of the Pseudarthrobacter sp. MM222 genome:
TGCCGAAGACGCCCTGCGGCCTGAAGATCATCAGTAGCATCAGGGCGACGCCCACCAGGATGTATCGCAGCTGACCGGCCTGGACCGTGTTCAGCCAGGTGACGGCGCCTGATTCGATCAGGCCGTACAGAATGCCCTGCGTCAGAGACAGCACGACCCAGAAGATCATGGCGCCGATGACGGGTCCCAGTACCGTGCCGAGGCCGCCGAGCAGCAGGCAGGTGTACAGGAAGAACGTCAGTTCGGTGCCGTAGTTGGCCGGCTGGACTGCGCCGCGGGGGAGGGTGAAGATCATGCCCGCGAGGGCGCCGAGCACGCCGCCGATGACAAGGGCCTGCATCTTGTAAGCGTAGACGTTTTTGCCGAGGGAGCGGACGGCGTTTTCGTCTTCGCGGATGCCCTTGAGGACGCGGCCCCAGGGGCTGCGCATCAGCAGCCACACCAGGGTGCAGCAGATGATGACGAGGCCCCAGCCGACGACGCGGATGAAGAAGTCCCGGTTGTTCATGCCCAGGTAGGAGCCTTCCGGGAACGGGTTCATGGCATAGAACCCGCCTTCGAAGGCGGCAAGCCCGTTGGCAGAGCCGGTCACCGCGGTCAGCTGGTTCGTGGTCACGATGTAGCGGACGATTTCCGCGGCCGCGATCGTGACGATGGCCAGGTAGTCCGCGCGCAGGCGCAGTGTGGGGATGCCCAGGAGCAACGCGAAGATGCTCGCGCAGACGATGGCGATC
Encoded here:
- a CDS encoding branched-chain amino acid ABC transporter permease encodes the protein MDFGFILSSAAGELFSPTTAAYALAALGLAVHFGYSGLLNFGQAGFMAVGAYGFAISTLTFGVPFFVGLLIAIVCASIFALLLGIPTLRLRADYLAIVTIAAAEIVRYIVTTNQLTAVTGSANGLAAFEGGFYAMNPFPEGSYLGMNNRDFFIRVVGWGLVIICCTLVWLLMRSPWGRVLKGIREDENAVRSLGKNVYAYKMQALVIGGVLGALAGMIFTLPRGAVQPANYGTELTFFLYTCLLLGGLGTVLGPVIGAMIFWVVLSLTQGILYGLIESGAVTWLNTVQAGQLRYILVGVALMLLMIFRPQGVFGNKKELAFA